In Macrobrachium rosenbergii isolate ZJJX-2024 chromosome 46, ASM4041242v1, whole genome shotgun sequence, the DNA window TGCAAATCGATTGTTTCATTGGAACCAAATGCTTGTTATTGTCCCTCTGGCAAACTGACGCTCACCATTACTCTCtcaaaatatgtacaataatataatttccaaaatatgtaGGCCTAGACGAGGTACTACATCTCATCCTTACCTGGATGGAATCATTTataattaaaggaaatataaTCTTTTTGGAGTCAAGTCCAAAATATGTAGGCCTAGACGAGGTACTGAAAGAAATTATAAGTCCAAAATATGTAGGCCTAGGCGAGGTACTGAAAGAAATTATAAGTCCAAAATATGTAGGCCTAGGCGAGGTACTGAAAGAAATTATAAGTCCAAAATATGTAGGCCTAGACGAGGTACTGAAAGAAATCATAAGTCCAAAATATGTAGGCCTAGACGAGGTACTGAAAGAAGTTATAAGTCCAAAATATGTAGGCCTAGGCGAGGTACTGAAAGAATTTATAAGTCCAAAATATGTTATAATCCTAGGCGAGGTACTGAAAGAAGTTATAAGTCCAAAATATGTAGGCCTAGAAAAGGTGATTTCTCATCCTTACTTGGTtggaataatttataattaaagagATTATAATCTTTTTTGGTCATACAAGAATTGAAAGGAATTACAGAGGGCTGGAACTGTCTACCTCAGTGATTCTCAGACTGGGTGGCGTGGCGCCCCAGCCTATATAGGGGTGCCGCAAGGTTGTCATGAATATTGTCTTGGCTGGAACATCtcgatgaacatttgtaaaaaataaagaaaagtttgcagaagtcttcatataattgttATCAGTGTGTCCACtaatatattaatactatatatatatatatatatatatatatatatatatatatatatatatatatatatatatatatatataatatataaatatatatatatatatatatatatatatatatattatatatatatatatatatatatatatatatatatatatatatatatatatatatatatatatatatatatatatatatatatatatatatatatatatatatatatatatatatatatataatgtgtgtgtatgtgtatgtgtgtatatgtatgaatctCATTTTATAAACCTGGCGTCTCAGCATAATTCTAGAAAAACAAGAGATagggagaactctctctctcgtaaattgtTTAAAGAAGTTTTCTGAAAGCTGTTTGAATAAAGATACAAAAAGTggtatgcactctctctctctctcgcttcagaAGCGATTTCGCGATGACTCGCACGTGCTTGAATTCCCCGCAGTAAACTTATAACCATAACCGTTAGCTGtcttaagaatattttcaagTTACGTCACCGAGTTCATAGTTCAAAAGGTGAGCGGGGTGAAtaaattgttgtgtgtgtgtgtgtgtgtgtgtgtgtgtgtgtgtgtgtgtgtgtgtgggtgtgtgcgatTGGTTTACCCAGAGACAAAGTACTAGTTCACATGGGAAAATTTATGGAACCATTGTATGGTTCCTATACAGAAAGGAAGGCTTTACATGGAACAAATGTATggttcctgtacagaaaaacaATCTAAGTCTCGAAAGGGGAATaactatttttagaaaaaagaattcTTAAATGTGTAACTGTACGAGATAGCTGTTAAGaattataaaatttgaaaaaattagacCAATTTTCAAGTGACAGTTAACTAATAAGTTATATTTGTGCAATGATTTACCATCAccctttttatatgaataaagtaGTGTGAACAGAagttttatgtattgtatattttaaaatgagcACTGAATTATCCAACAGAAATTATGCAGTCCGTCTAACTATAACAAGCTGTACACTTACTGAATCGGCTTGTAAGGtccaatatagaatttaggccgcaggccaagcattgggaccagagaggtcatccagcgctggaacggaaattgacagtaaaaggtttgaaaggcgtaacaggaggaaaaccaacgCATTTACATTATGAATCATAGTGTGGGAAGTCAGATGgacgaaagaatatgaaaggaggtacagttaaaaggaacgaaaggggtttgcaggtaggggccaaaggcacgctgcaatgaacgttaagtaatgcctacggtggtAAGGTCCTTTCTTATAAAATGTTATTCCTTTATGCTGAATGTACCTTATCCATATTTGAATATATGAAGCCATAATTTGTCTGGTTATTTAAAgtttacttttgttaaaattgtgtTAAAAAGAGCTCTTGGGACTTATCAGTATAGCCAGACTACTTGGCTTCTCGTTTTGCTATGTAGGAACAAATTTAGGGGCATTTTCAGTAATTCATAAGTACtttattaaaacttaaaatacttcaTAGCCCAAGTCTCAACTATACAGCATTGATACAGCATATTGCTTTTCTACAAATACCCACAATTAGCATTTAAAAGTTCAcacgaaaacacaaaaattattttcagcaagTGGCATCTTGCCATAACTACTTTTGGATTCCAAACAtttgacatttttactttttcttgtcaAGTTTTCTTATTGTCGAGTACTTGAATGACCCTATCAGGATAAGAAAGCATTAAAAGTTTTTTGAAggcttttatttatcaaattaaaaagaTTGTAACTATGTACAATGCTTTTCGTCTACGAGgcaaatatagtaaaatattctAAGTAGTATTTCTAGACTGTACATGTGCAATGTAGGCTAGTAGTTTGAacataacaaaaatcaaatttaacacttaaaataagaacaaaatctgGTCACAAAAGATGGACGTTAAACATACATTCAACTGATCAGATTactcaagtgaaaaaaaattgttaaaatagcAATCTTTGGCTTGAGAAGTTTAAGACTAAACGCTTCTTGCAagcagtgaaaattaaaatttttgggcCGCCAAGAATTTCGGTGAGGCATAACCTTACTACGAATTAAAAGTTAAATCCTCGTCTAGAAACACtcaaatatcaacaaaaatagcTAACTTCAATTGTACGGCAAGGATTAGTTTCTTCAAAAGGTGAATTGGGTTCCCTGTCGTTGGCGTCCGTTTTCTTTATAGTGACTAAAGTACCATTTTCTGTGGCAGCACCACAAACACTGGCATTATTCCCCTCATCTCCAACTGGGTCATCTCCACAAGCCAAAATGTTATCTCAAGAAACCTCCTGGCAGTGCTTCCTGAATCTTTATCTTCACCACATATCGTCTTGAAAACATTCTCCCAGAGATTCATATTCACCAGAGCTCACTGTTCCAGAGTTGTCTCCCCCGATAGCATTAGAATCCTCCAAGCCTATTCCACCAGAAACTCCAGAATCACTGTCTGTCAGGGTTTCCTGcggctgcagcagcagcagcagcagcagcagcagcgtccCTGTTGGGCCCTCCTATGGCTCCTGCAGTAGCATAATTTCTCCCGGGTTCTCCTGCAGTAGCAGCATCATCTCTTCGAGGTTCGCCTGCAGTAGCACCATCATCTCTTCTGGGTTCGCCTGCAGTAGCAGCATCAGGCCCTCCTGCAGTAGCATATCCTCTGGGCCCTTCTGAAGTAGCATCATCTCTAAGCCCTTCTGAAGTAGCATCATCATCACCTCTAAGCCCTTCTGAAGTAGCATCATCACCACCTCTAAGCCCTTCTGAAGTAGCATCATCACCTCTAAGCCCTTCTGAAGTAGCATCATCACCTCTAAGCCCTTCTGAAGTAGCATCATCACCTCTAAGCCCTTCTGAAGTAGCATCACCACCTCTAAGCCCTTCTGAAGTAGCATCATCACCTCTAAGCCCTTCTGAAGTAGCATCATCACCTCTAAGCCCTTCTGAAGTAGCATCACCTCTAAGCCCTTCTGAAGTAGCATCATCACCTCTAAGCCCTTCTGAAGTAGCATCATCACCTCTAAGCCCTTCTGAAGTAGCATCATCACCTCTAAGCCCTTCTGAAGTAGCATCATCTCCTCTAAGCCCTTCTGAAGTAGCATCACCACCTCTAAGCCCTTCTGAAGTAGCATCATATCTGGAACCCACTGCAGTGGCATTTCTGGAACCCTCTGCAGCAGCAGCATCTCTTCTGGAACCCTCTGCAGCAGCATCACCTCTGCTTGGTCCTCCTGCAGCTATATCTCTTCTGGGACCCTCTGCAGCAGCATCACCTCTGCTTGGTCCTCCTGCAGCGGCATCATCTCTCCTGGGACCCtgtgcagcagcagcatcatGTCCGCCAGACCCCCCTGCTGTAGCATGAACATCCCCACTGTGGCCGCCTGCAGAAGTAACAGAAGCAGAATCCTCGGTAGGCCCTCTGGAAGTGTCAACATTCCCACCACTTAAGGTAGTCAGATCAGATGTATTTCCCTCTGTGGGAACTTCGGACTCGTCATCAGAGGAGACGACGTTGCTTGTCGTTTCAGGAGTATTGTGGAGGGGTTGGGTGCCGGCCACTACACCGGGCTCCATCTGGGGTCCTGCGGGTGTAGGTTCATCATCAGTACCGAACTGAAGTTGCATTGTTTGGACTAAATTCCTGTTGGCGATGTAGAACTGTGCGATGATGTTGGCGAGCGAGTTGGCGTTGTCCGCTAATAATTGTAACGGGTGTCCAATGCCACTTAAGTTTCCGCCACTGATACTAGGGGCATTGGATGCTCCTCCCAGTGCGCCAACTGCCGCGCTGCTATTTCCCGCTGGCGGGAAAACACTGATGGCAGGAACCGGGTTGCCGTTCGTTAAGTCATGGCCGTCCCCTCCTGTAGaggcggggggaggaggaggaggaccgccCTCTGCGTTTCCGTGGTTGCCCTGGTTGTCCTCTCCGTCGGGGTTGTCAGAAGACTCCTCAGACTTCTCGTCAGGAGGCAGGTCCTCACGGCCGCCGTAAACACTTTCGTCCTGATAAACAACGTACAGAAACAGGTCGTCGTCGTGGTAGGACTCGTAAATCGACCCCAGCGTGGAGCCGGAGGCTGGAATGACGTCGTTCACGAAGAGGATGACTGCTTCCTCGGGTCGGAGGCGGAGGTGGCTCCTGACGAGGTAGTACAGGTGACCGAAGTTCAGCGAGTTGGGTATGACGTACTTCTTGACTTCGTCCGTGCCGATGCGGGAAGTGGGACTTCGTTCGACGATGACGGGGAGTTTTCCCGGGAACTTCTGCCGGAATTTTTCGCCGAGGCTCCGTCGATACTCGAACGGGTAGGAATCTTTGAACAGGCTCTTCATTTCAAGGTATATACCCAAAACACTCTTGAAGAAACGGAAAGTGTTAAAAAcgtttaaaatgatttaaaaacagATAGTACGTCCTGCCGGCGACAGGTTCGGGTTAAGAAATGACCGCCTGTTTTTCTGAGGTTCGCAAATAAACTAAACTTGGCCGTTTTCACTTTGTTAAGGACCAGTTATTTGGGGAGAGTCGAATAGCCATTTAAAGGGCAGTATTTTTGTAAACGATCTTTACCTTGTTACGaaaacaaggtaaataaaaaaatggagagaatcGAGATAATGAGAGGAAAAATCGTAAATAAATAAGCTAATTGAAGGACTGTCACTTCGTAAATAGATTAATAACGTgtaaagttattaaatttttagtAAGGAAAGCAAGAAGGTAGTCGACTACATATGGACATATTCTAAAACAAGGCGGTAATGGTATaagatttattttgtcttattccaTTCGAAAATGTATGACATGACTTCGGTGCTTATAGTCACATGAATATTCAATCAGTTActgactaactctctctctctctctctctctctctctctctctctctctctctctctctctctctctctctcatatatatatatacacatacacacacacggcaTATTAGGGCCTTTATCTGTATTTATTCTGTactttgttattctctctctctctctctctctctctctctcatacatacacatacacacacacggcaTATCAGGGCCTTTATCtgtatttattctgtattttgttattctctctctctctctctctctctctctctctctctctctctctctctctctctctctcatacatacacacacagcatatcagtgcctttatttattttgtattttgttattggctgtctctttcatatatatatatatatatatatatatatatatatatatatatatatatatatatatatatatatacatatacacacacacacacacacacacagcatatcaATACctttatctgtatgtattttgctatgcctctctctctctctctctctctctctctctctctctctctctctctctctctctctctctctctccacttgttcTGAGAACAAGACACATACTCAGTGGGATAATGATCTTGTTTTTGGCATTTTGTATTGTGATTTCAACTAGTAACgtgcaataaaaatacaaaattaacaccGGACCAGCTGAGTACTAAACTAACCCCTCCGGGTTTGCATAATATTCCGGTAATGTTGCTTCGTAGTTAGttcaaggaaaataattttcatttattcttttagcGGAAGAAAACACCGTCGAAATACTGTActcatttaaacattttacaaaaaccttaacgtaaattattattattattattattattattattattattattattattattattctggaactgaaaagtttggcaacgaggcacatttactataTATTGAAAACTTTGCCGAGAACCATTACTGTCAGTCGCCGAAGCGAGTCGTTTGACAGAACGGATTAATTGCACGAACGTTTATTCCCCCTTTCATAATTGCATTGGAATAACAAATAAGTCTTATTCCACGTCTTTGTCTTCCGCAAAGTTACTTATAGCAAGaccgtatttattttattatttttccggGGAGTACGGTTATATCAGCAGTATTTTTCGCTAATAAACAGAATTATAagtgcttggagagagagagagagagagagagagagagagagagagagagagagagagagagagagagagaaaaccattgTCAAATAACGATTGTTGTATCTATATCCAGACGGTTTTCAGAAAAACTCTTTTAAACAGTTAatgagcgtgtgtgtatgtgtgtgtgtgtgtgtgtgtgtgtgtgtgtgtgtgagagagagagagagagagagagagagagagagatgctccaGCAACAAGATATTCGTTCAACCTTTATTAGATTTGATATCTCAAATGGTCTCCCGAGGGCAAACGCAGGTATGACGGGTTACCGAATACAACATTAACCCTTACCAGCAATTATCAAATAACTATGCATACGTTTAACGGCTATGCTCAGAGAAGGGAGCAAAAATGAAGTTTGCATGCTTTTGTGGGAAATATAATAGCGTTTTAAGATAAGAGAATGGAATGCACGAGAGAAAATACAGGGGAAAATAGCTATATAAGAAGTCGAGACACTTGTCTAACTGGTGAGAGTATTTGTAACTTACCTAGTACCACGGGAGGATAaaacgatgatatatatatatatatatatatatatatatatatatatatatatatatatatatatatataaatatatatatatttcttcacagCTGGATACGTCAGTAAGGAAAAAGATTTGCTCGCTTGATGTAAACTGTATGTTGTCTTTTGACTGTCACAAATCGTATcgttattttaggagataaaaatGAGCCATTATGCTGTTAACCCATTTTTAATACTGCTGTTTATCTTGATATGACGAGGACCAGGATGCCTAATAAATAATGAGAGACAGGCATTGATTTATACTGTATGTTCGTGTTTTCCTATGGATTTTTCCATTGGTCACGAACGACCCAACTTTAAGGTGAAGACAGACAACGtgatgaatcttcttcttcttgaaagtCGTCGTTGATAATTGtgcctttgtttacattttgcacTCGAAGTTTTCTCTGCGTATTTTCCATCAGACAGCTGATAATTTACGGGTTATACAGTGTAAATTAGATATACAAAACTCAAATCTTGTGATATCATAAGAGGTAAGTTTAATATTTGTAGAAATAACCGATATATGATGTAGTTTAAATCAGCCTGATGGTCCATCGTCGTCAAGGACAGGCTTAATATGGAGGCCATGCAGGACCTTACCTAACGTAGCCTGTGGTTAGAGCCAGGTCTATTTCTGTCATTAAGGCGGCCCTATGATAGTTTATTATTGTTCCCATAGATACCTAATTTAAGGCTAGGCCAGGCTTAGGTTTGGTTGGGTACAGTAGGCAATCGTTTCCTTTCAGGCTGGACAGGCTTATTTAACGCCACCAGAGTGAATGCAGACTGAGGGGTCAGGGCTACTGAAGTAGCCTAGATATTTCAGAGGGAATAAGACCTAACCGGACTtgcctttacctaacctaaccttggatgCCGTGCCCTAACccggaggaagggggtgggggaggcggcCCGAAGGTAAGCTGCGACCCCTCATTCTGCTTTCCACCCAAGCTAGCATAGAGTTAAGTTTGTCCACAGTACCAATATGGGTCTCTTGAAGAGCATGGAGTGTCAGTACTGTTGGTGGCCTAAGGGCTAAGttaatttatgttatgttttggAATGGCTTGATCTTAGGCTTTCAGTTCACTCCCATATGCTTATGTTTCAATGTCTTTGGTAACTTAGCTCAATGACcagtatattttgtcattttgcaGTTCCTTTCACAAAAGAGCATATTACTGCACAGGATTCAGTAACTTTTGAATGCCTTAGTTCTAACTAATCCTCTTAGtgctgttaaaattttgtcagttttaaaGCAATCATGCTAGAGCATTCATACTACCTGATATTGAAAGAATGAGTTTTACCCCTTAGATGGTATAAGTATTGAAACAGTTCATTGAGTTAGTTTTGTACAATTTTGCCACAATAGTCTATTGAACAGAACAGGATTTTTTCCTccaaacatttcttttaaattgaAATGTCTGAACTCCATCTTTGATAAGAGAGTGGCCCACTCGGGTGTAGGCTATAGCCTTCAGTATTTTCACCGAGGTGGGATGCTGTATGTATTCTACTTAGTGGAATCATTCATTCTGATTGCTGTAATGTAAAGACCCATAGTCATGTTTTCTTAAATTAATAGGGTGTATTACTGCCTACTGGCAGTTTAAATAGTGGTTTTTATATGacaatacattattttttgtttgtagcTCTGCTAATTCATGTACTTTTTTTCCCAGTTATGATTATTGCTCAATATTGTATTGTTATGCTTCACCATATGTATTTTTTTGGAGAAATGAAACTtaagaatcaattttttttttttttcaattttttttaatgtttacctTGTAATGAAACCACAGTGGCTTCTGTCTTAACATTTTTGCccaagagagattttattttaaataatttaacaagACGGTAAAATAATTGCCTGTGCTATTTCCAGATGAAGGATAAAAAtatgcccaaaaataaaaataaaggacacAAGGGGAAGAAATGGATAGAGGGAAGAGAGGCCAGAGCAAGGAAAGAAATGGAGCAAATTACCCAGGATCCCAGGTTTTCTCACGTTCCCTTCGATCCAAAGCTTCGAGATGCCCCGAAGAAGCAAAAAACTGTCAAACTTGATAGCCGGTTTTCGTCCATGTTCTCCGTGAGTGTCTTGTCGGTATAAAGTGTCTCAAACTGCAATATGTAATTCTGTATGGCTCTTTGTAATGCTTTTCATTTTACAAAGGTTGTGCTAAAGTTTCAAGTAACTTAGTGTTTTATGTTTAGATGTTTGTAACATGCAAAACATTACTTACCAATTGGTGATATATTTGTATCATAAAGGTTATAACAGAATTAAACTTCTTGTCATCAAGGATACAGCACTAATTGTAGGGATAATGCATGAtctcattttatgatattttaaatttcacattgaaagctacaaaattttaaatgttgGCTCATTCATCTTCATGCAAATCTAAACTTTTATCATATGAGTTCCAGCACAGAAGAGCTAGACAATCCCCTTAAGACTTACAAGCAATCTAGAAACTATGGTAACTTTTAGTATAGTCAGTGCTTTTTAGTTCTGCGTACTCTAGTAAATTTCTGGGCTACCTTTAGTAGGATTAGCGTTTATTTGTctcattttgtttaaaatgaaactggctaattacagtactgtatctcACTTTTGTTGTTGCTCAGCATGTGATCACAAAATTTCAGTGTCAGGAGTAATCCCTCCCTTCccgttttaattaaaatataaaaatttttttttttaagggaaaatatCTCCATGGCAAATGTGATGCTAAACTTTAATCTTTAAATTATCACCAACCCAAGTCCTAGGAGGCCTCTAGACTCACTGTAAATATAGAATCAGTTTCCGACAGCTATCAGCTATTCCCTTTGGAACAGATACAAACGTACATGAAGTCTCTATTTTAGTATTTTAGAACAGATAGTTATGCCACTGCAAGCCTTTTGGTAATTTCATTCTTCATCTtatcaaaattttgtgagtaataGGTCAAATTTGAAAGTGGACTTCTCTTCCTTCTTGGTAGGTTCCCAAGGATGATAATTGCTTGACTCAGTATTTCATCAGaaagattatttgttttaacaggatgaaaagttttatgaaaagtcAACAATGGATCCCAGAGGAAGGACAGGGAGTTACTCTACAAAGGAAGACCTCCGCCAGTTTTATCGAGTCTCGTCCGAAGAAAGTgaaagcgatgatgatgatgatgaggatgaaaaGTCTGAGTCTGAGAATGAAGgcgaggaagagaaggaagataCTAAGGCAACAAATGGTAAGTTGCACATGCAGCATATCATGTTTAAATTTTGTCTTCAACCCATCATGTTAATATTTGATAACGTATTTTCCAGGCCTTAGACAGTACACTGTTCAAGGTTGACATAACCAGGGAAATACTATTCTTAGAAAGTACCTCAGTGGTCAGGAATTGCTAGATCACTCAGACATGACATTCGGTTCTGCATGTTTTGCCAaacttatgtaaattattttaattggcaatctagtttcttatttttatttaatatataatcatcatGAACATGCATTCATGAGGCTTTCCCTTCATGGGCCAAGATGTTGATAGGTTAGAGTGGTtcagttttcacattttcaaacaGCTTTGTGAAAACAGGAGTTGTATGAAGTACCATATATGAAGCAAGGAAATAGGAAGAAAATTGGTCTTGGAAGCAGTATGATGAACCACATATCCTTTCCCCACCCAGAGATACCCTCCAGAGGTGAAATACTACTTGCTCTGCTTAATGTGTCATTACAATTCCTGCTTTGAATTTGCTTTATATTCACAATGATATTGTGTCTTGGTTAGGAAACCCCTCACCGTATCAGACCTCTTGACATCTTTGCTTATCAGCTACACTATTTTGATGGATTTTTGCTAGGTGACCTTGTTAGAAATTCATCATTTGCagataaatctcttaaatataATGGTAAGtgaagtatagtttagtttaggcTACAAATTGTATTGAAGTACTTAATTTCAACTTACTATGAATGGGTGTATTTTCAGAGGCTCAAGATGCTCCCATCAAAACAAAAGATATCTCTAAAGATATTCTTGAGAGATTGCAAGACATGACTCAAGACTATGCGAGAGGTGCCGCCATGTTTTCGGACGATTCTTCAGATGACGACTCATCAACAGAAGATGAGGAcgaaaaagagaaagagtttGATTGGGGCGAATTAGATCAAGATGCTGTTTGGGACACTCAGCAGGAATTTGAAGTAAGGAAGTAGTAATGTTTGAGGTTCAATTTCCCCAGGTTCATCCCAGTCAGAAGCCTCAGTCTACTCTGTGTCTTGTTTGGAACACTGTAGATAGTACTGAAGACTCTTAGCAGCATTCTTGcagcatttttttattctgattatgtggtataataatagtattgagaataataatgataaaacatgtGAGAGCTACAtgattaaaagaattattaaacTTATTGATAATGATCTGATTTATCCATCTGGCTTGTAACCTCTTGGGAGTAAACAGCATTATGCAAAACATCCGAGAAAATTTAAGGAAACTATCAACAGGTTGTTAAAATTAGATTATTAGCACAGAACATGTTTGAAACCTTCATGAGAGTTGAAATTTTTCAGGAAACTTCTCGTATTGCTGTTTGTAACCTGGACTGGAATAACATCAAGGCCGTCGATATTATGGTGGTATTCCATTCTTTTTGTCCAAGGGGTGGCTCAATTAAGAAAGTCTCTATTTATCCGTCTGAATTTGGGAAGGAACGCATGGCCGAAGAAGATCGTTTTGGACCAAAGGAACTGACCTCAGAAGCTTTGGGGGAGAAGAGCAAAGTCATCGATGACAATGACATTGACTTGGATAAACTTGAGAGAGGTAATTTCTTATTGTGTTTCCTCAGACATTGACATGTTAGTTTTGAATTGATGAAGTGCAAAGCACCACATAATTTTATTGCACCTATTTGAACTAGACCCCTTCGTTTTTACTTTTGCTTCAACACCTTGTAAAGGgaagttattaattattaaattactGAATAATGCCTTGAAATAGTGAGGCATTGGACAAGACCATCACCCACAATGAATAGTTACACACCTTccatgtttaataaataatttctctcgTCTCTTCAGTTACTTcctgtataatttttgctttagtTACTTGTTCAGTTACCTGTATTCTGCTT includes these proteins:
- the LOC136830161 gene encoding uncharacterized protein isoform X4 → MKSLFKDSYPFEYRRSLGEKFRQKFPGKLPVIVERSPTSRIGTDEVKKYVIPNSLNFGHLYYLVRSHLRLRPEEAVILFVNDVIPASGSTLGSIYESYHDDDLFLYVVYQDESVYGGREDLPPDEKSEESSDNPDGEDNQGNHGNAEGGPPPPPPASTGGDGHDLTNGNPVPAISVFPPAGNSSAAVGALGGASNAPSISGGNLSGIGHPLQLLADNANSLANIIAQFYIANRNLVQTMQLQFGTDDEPTPAGPQMEPGVVAGTQPLHNTPETTSNVVSSDDESEVPTEGNTSDLTTLSGGNVDTSRGPTEDSASVTSAGGHSGDVHATAGGSGGHDAAAAQGPRRDDAAAGGPSRGDAAAEGSRRDAAAAEGSRNATAVGSRYDATSEGLRGDATSEGLRGDDATSEGLRGDDATSEGLRGGDATSEGLRGDDATSEGLRGDDATSEGLRGDDATSEGLRGGDDATSEGLRGDDDATSEGLRDDATSEGPRGYATAGGPDAATAGEPRRDDGATAGEPRRDDAATAGEPGRNYATAGAIGGPNRDAAAAAAAAAAAAGNPDRQ
- the LOC136830161 gene encoding uncharacterized protein isoform X3; this encodes MKSLFKDSYPFEYRRSLGEKFRQKFPGKLPVIVERSPTSRIGTDEVKKYVIPNSLNFGHLYYLVRSHLRLRPEEAVILFVNDVIPASGSTLGSIYESYHDDDLFLYVVYQDESVYGGREDLPPDEKSEESSDNPDGEDNQGNHGNAEGGPPPPPPASTGGDGHDLTNGNPVPAISVFPPAGNSSAAVGALGGASNAPSISGGNLSGIGHPLQLLADNANSLANIIAQFYIANRNLVQTMQLQFGTDDEPTPAGPQMEPGVVAGTQPLHNTPETTSNVVSSDDESEVPTEGNTSDLTTLSGGNVDTSRGPTEDSASVTSAGGHSGDVHATAGGSGGHDAAAAQGPRRDDAAAGGPSRGDAAAEGPRRDIAAGGPSRGDAAAEGSRRDAAAAEGSRNATAVGSRYDATSEGLRGDDATSEGLRGGDATSEGLRGDDATSEGLRGDDATSEGLRGDDATSEGLRGGDDATSEGLRGDDDATSEGLRDDATSEGPRGYATAGGPDAATAGEPRRDDGATAGEPRRDDAATAGEPGRNYATAGAIGGPNRDAAAAAAAAAAAAGNPDRQ
- the LOC136830161 gene encoding uncharacterized protein isoform X2 — translated: MKSLFKDSYPFEYRRSLGEKFRQKFPGKLPVIVERSPTSRIGTDEVKKYVIPNSLNFGHLYYLVRSHLRLRPEEAVILFVNDVIPASGSTLGSIYESYHDDDLFLYVVYQDESVYGGREDLPPDEKSEESSDNPDGEDNQGNHGNAEGGPPPPPPASTGGDGHDLTNGNPVPAISVFPPAGNSSAAVGALGGASNAPSISGGNLSGIGHPLQLLADNANSLANIIAQFYIANRNLVQTMQLQFGTDDEPTPAGPQMEPGVVAGTQPLHNTPETTSNVVSSDDESEVPTEGNTSDLTTLSGGNVDTSRGPTEDSASVTSAGGHSGDVHATAGGSGGHDAAAAQGPRRDDAAAGGPSRGDAAAEGPRRDIAAGGPSRGDAAAEGSRRDAAAAEGSRNATAVGSRYDATSEGLRGDATSEGLRGDDATSEGLRGDDATSEGLRGGDATSEGLRGDDATSEGLRGDDATSEGLRGDDATSEGLRGGDDATSEGLRGDDDATSEGLRDDATSEGPRGYATAGGPDAATAGEPRRDDGATAGEPRRDDAATAGEPGRNYATAGAIGGPNRDAAAAAAAAAAAAGNPDRQ
- the LOC136830161 gene encoding uncharacterized protein isoform X1, yielding MKSLFKDSYPFEYRRSLGEKFRQKFPGKLPVIVERSPTSRIGTDEVKKYVIPNSLNFGHLYYLVRSHLRLRPEEAVILFVNDVIPASGSTLGSIYESYHDDDLFLYVVYQDESVYGGREDLPPDEKSEESSDNPDGEDNQGNHGNAEGGPPPPPPASTGGDGHDLTNGNPVPAISVFPPAGNSSAAVGALGGASNAPSISGGNLSGIGHPLQLLADNANSLANIIAQFYIANRNLVQTMQLQFGTDDEPTPAGPQMEPGVVAGTQPLHNTPETTSNVVSSDDESEVPTEGNTSDLTTLSGGNVDTSRGPTEDSASVTSAGGHSGDVHATAGGSGGHDAAAAQGPRRDDAAAGGPSRGDAAAEGSRRDAAAAEGSRNATAVGSRYDATSEGLRGGDATSEGLRGDDATSEGLRGDDATSEGLRGDDATSEGLRGDDATSEGLRGDATSEGLRGDDATSEGLRGDDATSEGLRGGDATSEGLRGDDATSEGLRGDDATSEGLRGDDATSEGLRGGDDATSEGLRGDDDATSEGLRDDATSEGPRGYATAGGPDAATAGEPRRDDGATAGEPRRDDAATAGEPGRNYATAGAIGGPNRDAAAAAAAAAAAAGNPDRQ